A region from the Wolbachia endosymbiont of Folsomia candida genome encodes:
- a CDS encoding methylated-DNA--[protein]-cysteine S-methyltransferase, producing the protein MIIFKPAVPREYKSSLKIFYGLHSTLFGKCLIGVAQEGICHLSFVDTEVSSIEVLKKAWPQAQLKQDIVITGSIIQNVFMGDSTSSEKMFYLFVKGTDFQVKVWQALVSMPKGITTSYENIAHMVGNPKAVRAAANAIANNPIAYLIPCHRVISKSGAIHKYRWGVERKRAILAYEQPRKTYHIT; encoded by the coding sequence ATGATTATATTTAAACCTGCGGTTCCTAGAGAGTACAAAAGTAGTTTGAAAATCTTTTATGGGCTTCATTCTACTTTATTTGGGAAATGTCTTATAGGAGTTGCTCAAGAAGGTATCTGTCATCTATCTTTTGTTGATACTGAAGTCTCATCCATTGAGGTGCTTAAAAAAGCATGGCCACAAGCACAACTCAAACAAGACATAGTAATTACTGGAAGTATAATACAAAATGTTTTTATGGGAGACAGCACGAGCTCTGAAAAAATGTTTTATTTATTTGTTAAGGGGACAGACTTTCAAGTTAAGGTGTGGCAGGCGTTAGTTTCAATGCCTAAAGGCATAACAACAAGCTATGAAAATATTGCACATATGGTTGGTAACCCAAAGGCCGTACGCGCTGCCGCAAATGCAATTGCCAATAATCCTATTGCTTACTTGATACCATGTCACCGTGTTATTAGTAAATCTGGAGCAATACACAAATATCGCTGGGGAGTAGAGCGTAAGAGGGCTATTTTAGCTTATGAGCAGCCAAGAAAAACTTACCATATAACATAG